One region of Gigantopelta aegis isolate Gae_Host chromosome 7, Gae_host_genome, whole genome shotgun sequence genomic DNA includes:
- the LOC121376852 gene encoding uncharacterized protein LOC121376852 yields MKIAIILVFLVALVSLQEADAWGRFRFRRIVRRVWRGVKRVVRVVSRVKTVWNNAKQCWDTIKSIGKRDENTFDLNKDGHVDLEELGKMIGEREARDLMEALSGSFDPVPVEEFKRNVRDLAELSEEDLFKQVEELSEME; encoded by the exons ATGAAGATAGCGATCATTCTGGTTTTCTTGGTTGCCTTGGTCTCATTGCAAGAAGCCGACGCCTGGGGCCGATTCCGATTCCGTAGAATTGTCAGACGAGTATGGCGTGGCGTGAAAAGGGTTGTAAGGGTAGTCAGCAGGGTGAAGACAG taTGGAACAATGCAAAACAGTGCTGGGATACTATAAAGTCAATAGGGAAACGTGATGAGAACACTTTCGATCTGAACAAAGATGGCCACGTAGACCTGGAAGAACTCGGCAAGATGATTGGCGAGCGAGAAGCACGTGACTTAATGGAAGCCTTGTCGGGCTCTT TTGACCCTGTTCCAGTTGAAGAGTTTAAACGAAATGTTCGTGACCTGGCCGAAC TTTCTGAAGAAGACCTCTTCAAACAGGTTGAAGAACTCTCCGAGATGGAGTAG